One stretch of Cryptococcus neoformans var. neoformans B-3501A chromosome 5, whole genome shotgun sequence DNA includes these proteins:
- a CDS encoding hypothetical protein (HMMPfam hit to GFO_IDH_MocA, Oxidoreductase family, NAD-binding Rossmann fold, score: 86.8, E(): 5.4e-23), whose amino-acid sequence MPVATTPDTKLKLAVIGLGRIGAVRARILSNYAPKIHVVAACDSKPGSDVWAAENLPSHVQFFSDPEELFQKSGAQAVLISTVTATHAPLVLRALELGYHVMCEKPIAVDIATTKQVVEAARAKPELKFLVPFCRRYDESNRALKMLVDAGELGDIHAVESWCLDAQDPTGFFIQFSAMSGGIFVDMGVHDIDIARYFLNVKKGLINPKKQVNRVIAFGQTAVYHDLQKFGDADNGYGIVEFANGKILTSHIGRTLTNGHESSTRVFGTKGTAVVNAESPANRVQLRDAHGVRSETTGDAFVLYQQSFVNDLDEFATCVLEDKPLSLQPEDALEASKIATALQYSFRNRVAVEFDDEGEPIMP is encoded by the exons ATGCCCGTCGCTACTACTCCCGACACAAAGCTCAAGCTCGCCGTCATCGGTTTAGGTCGAATTGGTGCCGTTCGAGCCCGTATCCTCAGTAATTACGCTCCCAAGATCCACGTGGTGGCCGCTTGCGACTCCAAACCCGGGTCTGACGTTTGGGCCGCTGAGAACTTGCCTTCCCATGTACAGTTCTTCTCCGACCCAGAGGAGTTGTTCCAAAAGAGTGGTGCTCAAGCTGTCTTGATCTCTACTGTCACTGCTACTCATGCTCCCCTTGTTCTTCGTGCTCTGGAGTTAGGTTAC CACGTCATGTGTGAGAAGCCTATCGCTGTTGACATTGCCACTACGAAGCAGGTAGTCGAAGCTGCCAGAGCCAAGCCTGAGCTCAAATTTTTGGTTCCCTTCTGCCGTCGAT ATGATGAGTCTAACCGAGCTCTCAAGATGTTAGTCGACGCAGGAGAGTTGGGAGACATCCACGCCGTCGAATCTTGGTGTCTTGACGCCCAGGACCCCACAG GTTTCTTTATCCAGTTCTCAGCCATGTCTGGCGGTATTTTTGTCGACATGGGCGTTCACGAC ATTGACATTGCCCGCTACTTCCTCAACGTTAAAAAGGGTCTGATTAACCCTAAGAAGCAAGTCAACAGGGTCATCGCATTTGGTCAGACCGCTGTCTATCATGATCTGCAGAAATTTGGGGATGCCGATAATGGTTACGGTATCGTCGAGTTTGCCAATGGGAAGATCCTTACTTCCCATATTGGACGAACTCTTACCAATGGGCACGAGAGTTCCACCAGAGTCTTTGGTACCAAGGGTACAGCTGTAGTCAACGCT GAATCTCCTGCAAACCGTGTTCAGCTACGAGACGCCCATGGAGTGAGAAGTGAGACAAC TGGCGACGCCTTTGTTCTTTACCAACAATCCTTCGTCAATGATCTTGATGAGTTTGCCACCTGTGTATTGGAGGACAAAC CTTTATCCCTCCAACCTGAAGACGCTCTTGAGGCCAGCAAGATCGCCACTGCTCTGCAATACTCTTTCCGAAACAGGGTGGCTGTTGAGTTTGACGACGAAGGAGAGCCTATCATGCCTTAA
- a CDS encoding hypothetical protein (Match to ESTs gb|CF186198.1|CF186198, gb|CF185709.1|CF185709), with amino-acid sequence MTTPTAVTLVGATGLTGSHSLNCLLTSPHAFSINALTRRPLSDTPSAVNPLTKLTTRIYNSLFDAPTDKDALVQQGGIYVSCLGTTRADAGGTAEQEKVDLGLNKDLATRAKKDGASTLILVSSLGAASSSYFFYPRIKGQLEDAVKALDFDHTVILQPAVLLGDRAESRGISEIVLKGVIRGIRKVGLSVDSLAVEGADIGACIAHLAANPPSEKVLTIGDHEIIAYAKQYRAAQAQSSK; translated from the exons ATGACGACCCCCACCGCTGTTACTCTTGTTGGAGCGACTGGTCTTACCGGCTCGCATTCCCTCAACTGCCTCCTCACCTCTCCTCATGCCTTCTCTATCAACGCTCTCACTCGTCGTCCGCTTTCCGACACTCCATCAGCGGTCAATCCTCTCACCAAGCTCACCACTCGAATCTACAACTCACTCTTTGATGCTCCCACCGATAAGGATGCTCTTGTGCAACAGGGCGGTATTTACGTATCCTGTCTTGGTACGACCCGGGCCGACGCCGGTGGAACTGCGGAGCAGGAAAAGGTGGATTTGGGTTTGAACAAGGATTTGGCTACTCGTGCTAAAAAGGATGGCGCAAGTACT TTGATCCTCGTTTCAAGTCTTGGggccgcctcttcctcttacTTTTTCTACCCACGCATCAAAGGTCAGCTCGAAGATGCTGTGAAAGCCCTTGACTTTGATCACACCGTCATCCTTCAGCCCGCTGTCTTGCTTGGCGACAGGGCGGAGTCGAGAGGAATTTCAGAGATTGTTTTGAAAGGTGTGATCAGGGGGATCAGGAAGGTTGGGCTGTCAGTGGATAGTCTGGCTGTCGAAGGCGCTGA TATTGGTGCCTGTATCGCACATCTTGCTGCCAACCCTCCGAGCGAGAAGGTTTTGACCATTGGCGACCACGAAATTATCGCTTACGCTAAGCAGTACCGCGCTGCGCAGGCTCAAAGCTCAAAGTAA
- a CDS encoding hypothetical protein (HMMPfam hit to EMP70, Endomembrane protein 70, score: 760.8, E(): 6.9e-226), translated as MVLRSTLIALVTLLSLSSAAAFYLPGSAPRDYLEGEKIDVFVNTLTPMLNSKLKSLISYDYYDSRFHFCSPEGGAKRQPESLGSILFGDRILSSPYEIRMLENSTCQKLCQASVPKDDAAFINQRIKEDYGLNLLIDGLPSSEMRRDSKTGETFLDAQGFSLGNDEMNPDKPALNNHYDIYIQYHMRDENHFRVVGVLVYPSTVNSMVAGSTEPDCFNKQPFYLSEENSNEFFYTYSVSFLESDIPWGLRWDAYLHVFDPRIHWFSLINSLIIAGFLVFMVGMILLRSISRDIHRYNAVDLSDEVQEDYGWKLVHGEVFRLPQRPMLLSVMVGNGIHLIMMCIVTLVFALFGFLSPSNRGSLATVLLICWTLFGCVSGYSSARTYTTLGGEQWKTNLILTAVLFPTVVFTIIGMLNFFLIFASASGAVPFGTILAVLFLWFLISAPLSIGGYFYGMKHGAFINPVRVASIPRQIPPKPWYLSTWPAAILGGILPFGAAFVELYFVLSSLFGNRAYYAFGFLFLTFVIVALTTATVTVLFVYFLLCAEEYRWHWRAFLIGGGSAFWLFAYGVWYWVSRLYLNGFTSVVLYFGYLFLVSLLDFLVGGSIGYVATYFMLRRLYTSIRVD; from the exons ATGGTCCTCCGCTCCACGCTCATCGCCCTGGTGACGCTTTTGTCACTTTCCTCGGCAGCTGCATTCTACCTTCCAGGGTCTGCCCCACGCGATTACCttgaaggggagaagatcGATGTTTTTGTGAACACGCTTACTCCTATGCTCAACTCTAAGCTCAAGTCACTCATATCATACGATTACTATGACAGCCGCTTCCACTTCTGTTCACCTGAAGGAGGTGCTAAGAGACAACCTGAAAGCCTTGGTTCGATTCTCTTTGGCGATCGAattctctcatctccttaCGAGATTCGAATGTTGGAGAACTCAACTTGTCAGAAGTTGTGCCAAGCTAGTGTGCCAAAAGATGACGCGGCATTTATCAACCAGAGGATCAAGGAAGATTACGGGTTGAACTTGCTTATTGACGGGCTGCCGAGCAGtgagatgaggagggatAGCAAGACCGGAGAGACGTTCTTGGATGCGCAGGGTTTCAGTTTGGGTAACGATGAGATGAACCCGGACAAGCCTGCTTTGAACAACCATTACGACATCTACATCCAGTATCACATGCGTGATGAGAACCACTTTAGGGTGGTTGGCGTTCTCGTCTATCCCAGCACTGTCAATTCCATGGTTGCCGGGTCGACCGAGCCCGACTGTTTCAACAAGCAACCATTCTACCTTTCCGAAGAAAACAGCAACGAGTTCTTCTACACCTATTCTGTATCTTTCCTTGAAAGTGACATCCCATGGGGCCTTCGATGGGACGCTTATCTTCACGTCTTTGATCCCAGGATCCACTGGTTCAGTTTGATCAACTCCCTTATCATTGCGGGCTTCCTCGTTTTCATGGTCGGCATGATCCTTTTGCGATCTATTTCACGTGACATTCACCGCTACAATGCCGTTGACCTGTCTGACGAGGTTCAAGAAGACTATGGATGGAAGCTCGTTCACGGCGAGGTCTTCCGACTTCCTCAGCGACCCATGTTGCTTTCCGTCATGGTCGGCAACGGTATCCACCTCATCATGATGTGCATCGTCACTCTTGTCTTTGCGCTCTTTGGgtttctctctccatccaaCCGAGGCTCCCTTGCTACCGTGCTCCTCATCTGCTGGACACTCTTTGGTTGTGTCTCTGGTTATTCTTCTGCCCGAACATACACCACTCTCGGCGGGGAACAATGGAAAACtaacctcatcctcactgcCGTGCTCTTTCCTACCGTTGttttcaccatcatcgGCATGCTCaactttttcctcatcttcgcttcCGCTTCAGGTGCTGTGCCATTCGGTACCATCCTCGCCGTCTTGTTCTTATGGTTCCTCATCTCTGCGCCCTTGTCGATTGGGGGCTACTTCTATGGTATGAAGCACGGCGCCTTTATCAACCCCGTTCGAGTCGCTTCCATTCCACGACAAATCCCCCCCAAGCCATGGTACCTGTCAACTTGGCCCGCCGCCATTCTCGGAGGTATCCTTCCCTTCGGCGCTGCATTTGTGGAGCTCTACTTcgttctttcctctctgTTCGGTAACCGAGCCTATTACGCTTTTggctttctcttcctcactttTGTCATCGTCGCTTTAACTACTGCCACTGTCACTGTCCTCTTTGTCTACTTCTTACTCTGCGCAGAGGAGTACAGATGGCACTGGAGGGCGTTTCTGATTGGAGGCGGTTCAGCATTTTGGCTGTTCGCTTACGGTGTGTGGTACTGGGTTTCGAGACTGTATTTGAATGGGTTCACAAGTGTGGTGCTCTACTTTGGCTACCT GTTCTTAGTCTCCCTTCTTGACTTCCTTGTTGGAGGTTCAATAGGTTATGTGGCCACATACTTCATGTTGAGAAGGCTCTATACGTCAATTAGAGTGGATTAA
- a CDS encoding hypothetical protein (Match to ESTs gb|CF185894.1|CF185894, gb|CF185895.1|CF185895; HMMPfam hit to Metallophos, Calcineurin-like phosphoesterase, score: 46.2, E(): 9.3e-11), giving the protein MVTLHQYSPPPESDADHEQEDHLTLPLYSEPHHPPALHHRPSFLDEIVPLPSPSHFTPVGKDPRTHALRRSVSVAIISIFMLAVIFMASTESRSTAKDAAARLKGVFGIGSVAELGEVLAGNMGLGDGEQSTNIDDEGLAAETGEKSSARPKIDFDRFTMIKSVDHKDLDFSSGHRVIFVGDVHSSYDPLQRLMSKLQYDDTSDVLFHVGDLLAKGPKPEQVLQWMREHKIRGVRGNHDQPVIQWRTWMEWAGGVEWEAYMDLLSGKEEEEAIHILGKDKKKYPDGWVWKGEHWNIAREISKESYEYLTNLSLILHFPSLHAFVVHAGLLPSNPLRSSSDASQPLVEYSNTTLSPPYRKAEELAIVKNVIQNTSPYNIYNMRSVYTKGPNKGQVTKSSTEGTPWSEVWNKEMKRCKGPGAWSTQDEGDEWQVEQEQVDDVQLENEEELDETVKRQKPGTPEAEKQKSAKKKLKCSPVTVVYGHAAGRGLDIKPFSKGIDTGCVYGRQLTALVLGDTTGLDGQSVRVGDYKGVLVSVDCGKNGT; this is encoded by the exons ATGGTAACGCTCCATCAGTACTCCCCTCCACCGGAATCCGACGCCGACCACGAACAAGAGGACCACCTCACACTGCCACTATACTCTGAACCTCATCACCCACCGGCTCTCCACCACCGGCCATCTTTCCTAGACGAGATTGTTCCCCTTCCATCACCTTCACATTTCACCCCAGTAGGAAAAGATCCTCGGACTCATGCACTGCGAAGGTCAGTGTCAGTGGCAATCATTAGTATCTTCATGCTCGCAGTCATCTTCATGGCGTCAACCGAGTCAAGATCAACCGCGAAGGACGCAGCGGCAAGGCTCAAGGGAGTCTTTGGGATAGGGAGCGTAGCAGAGCTTGGAGAAGTCCTTGCAGGTAATATGGGTTTGGGTGACGGGGAGCAGAGCACCAATATCGATGACGAGGGTTTGGCTGCGGAGACAGGAGAGAAATCGAGTGCTCGGCCGAAAATTG ACTTTGACAGGTTCACGATGATAAAGTCTGTTGATCACAAAGACCTCGACTTTTCTTCTGGTCACCGAGTAATTTTCGTTGGCGATGTACACAGTTCCTACGATCCTCTCCAAAGGCTCATGTCAAAGCTTCAGTACGACGATACTAGTGACGTCCTCTTCCACGTTGGAGACCTCCTCGCAAAAGGTCCCAAACCAGAGCAAGTATTGCAATGGATGAGAGAACACAAAATTAGAGGTGTGAGAGGCAACCACGATCAGCCTGTTATTCAGTGGCGAACGTGGATGGAATGGGCCGGAGGCGTGGAGTGGGAGGCCTACATGGACTTATTATCcggcaaggaagaagaggaagctaTCCATATTCTGggcaaggacaagaaaaaATATCCAGATGGTTGGGTTTGGAAGGGGGAACACTGGAATATCGCAAG GGAAATTTCGAAAGAATCATACGAGTACCTCACTAATCTTTCACTCATCCTTcacttcccttcccttcatGCTTTCGTTGTCCACGCGGgtcttctcccctcaaATCCTCTCCGATCTTCATCCGATGCTTCCCAGCCACTTGTCGAATATTCCAACACCactctctctcccccatACCGTAAAGCCGAAGAGTTAGCGATCGTGAAAAACGTCATCCAAAACACTAGTCCGTATAACATCTACAACATGCGGTCAGTATACACTAAAGGTCCTAACAAGGGCCAAGTCACCAAATCCTCTACAGAAGGTACGCCATGGAGTGAAGTGTGGAATAAGGAGATGAAGCGGTGTAAAGGCCCGGGCGCTTGGTCAACTCAGGATGAGGGTGATGAATGGCAAGTGGAGCAAGAGCAAGTGGATGATGTGCAGCTggaaaatgaagaggaacTCGATGAGACTGTGAAGAGACAGAAGCCTGGTACGCCCGAGGCGGAGAAACAAAAGTCTGCGAAGAAAAAGTTGAAGTGTTCACCTGTGACTGTCGTCTACGGCCATGCCG ctggaagaggactGGATATCAAACCATTCAGTAAAGGAATCGACACTGGATGCGTT TATGGCCGACAGCTTACTGCGTTAGTATTGGGCGACACTACCGGTCTTGATGGTCAATCTGTCCGCGTGGGGGATTACAAGGGCGTTCTCGTCAGCGTTGATTGCGGAAAGAATGGGACTTAG
- a CDS encoding hypothetical protein (Match to ESTs gb|CF191378.1|CF191378, gb|CF191377.1|CF191377; HMMPfam hit to cobW, Cobalamin synthesis protein/P47K, score: 248.6, E(): 1.1e-71), with protein MEDEQVPQLLVSTPEAGTSSLPPARFERPQVPITLLTGYLGAGKSTLLQYILTANHGYRIAVCMNDFGDTTDIESKSLTMSDPDSSTTTSEFLSLPNGCLCCSVKDMGIAAIEDMVMKAPGGVDWVVVELTGLADPTPIVKSFWSNEEMGDLFLDGVVCVVDSRNVLKQLDGHKDYDEITECQKQVASADVILLNKIDLVSEEHLSKVERAVRELNATLRIHYTRNSQAPISELFHIRAFTNSVTPAIKEAPAALDDGHQHSSDCGHPHENGELLPHRNSRINTTLIPIPPLNLLQYNRINTFLESVLWSATFPASSKVAPEILRTKGYITLQDDRAFVLQGVADLFELKEVDRALDPEMKGKIVFIGKGVGEDLKRELQVWVGL; from the exons ATGGAAGACGAACAAGTACCTCA ACTTCTTGTATCAACACCCGAAGCAGGGAcgtcatctcttcctcctgccaGATTCGAACGGCCGCAAGTGCCTATCACTCTCTTAACAGGGTATTTGGGCGCTGGCAAATCAACTCTGCTACAGTACATTCTTACAGCCAATCATGGATATCGCATAGCAGTTTGCATGAACG ATTTCGGCGATACGACAGACATTGAGTCTAAAAGCCTAACAATGTCTGATCCAGACTCGTCGACCACTACCTCTGAATTTCTTAGTCTACCGAATGGATGTCTTTGTTGCTCTGTCAAGGACATGGGTATAGCGGCAATTGAGGACATGGTCATGAAAGCTCCGGGTGGAGTCGACTGGGTTGTGGTCGAACTGACAGGTCTTGCAGACCCCA CTCCAATAGTTAAGTCTTTCTGGTCCAATGAGGAAATGGGGGATCTGTTTCTAGACGGAGTTGTCTGCGTAGTGGACAGCCGCAATGTACTAAAG CAATTAGATGGACACAAGGATTATGACGAAATCACGGAATGCCAAAA GCAAGTGGCTTCTGCGGACGTCATCCTCTTGAATAAAATCGACCTTGTGTCAGAAGAACACCTCTCTAAGGTGGAACGCGCTGTTAG AGAACTCAATGCAACTCTGAGAATACATTACACAAGGAACTCTCAAGCTCCCATTTCTGAGCTGTTTCACATACGGGCCTTTACCAATTCTGTTACTCCAGCTATCAAGGAAGCACCCGCGGCTCTGGACGATGGTCATCAACATTCATCTGACTGCGGACATCCCCatgaaaatggagaatTATTGCCTCATCGTAACTCCAGGATCAATACTACGCTTATTCCCATCCCACCACTCAATCTGCTTCAGTACAACAGAATTAACACCTTCCTTGAATCCGTCCTCTGGTCAGCGACTTTTCCTGCTTCATCCAAAGTAGCACCGGAAATTTTACGGACCAAAGGTTATATCACACTTCAAGATGATAGAGCATTTGTTCTGCAAGGGGTGGCCGATCTGTTTGAATTGAAAGAGGTGGACAGGGCGCTCGATCCTGagatgaaagggaagatTGTGTTCATAGGAAaaggagttggagaagatttgAAGAGAGAGTTACAAGTGTGGGTCGGCTTGTAA
- a CDS encoding hypothetical protein (HMMPfam hit to Adaptin_N, Adaptin N terminal region, score: 121.6, E(): 1.9e-33), translating into MFERTLQDLIRGLRAHKGASKTQEDAFIAEAMTEIRDELKGKDMALKAEAVIKMCYLMMLYPIPPPAGFAFHVVEVMSSPRYHLKQLGYLAAPMAFSGDTEEIVLTVNGIKKDLLSPHVPLPPLPLTALPQLLSLSSSLSTSLHPDLLHLLTHSSPRIRKRAVLCLLPCWEAFPEGLREGFPRLRERLQDEDQGVVGATVGVVMELARRQGGKNYLPLAPELFGILTGSSNNWMLIKVVKLFAILTPLEPRLVRKLLPPITTLISNTSAISLLYECVRTCIVGGMLNADRPEADALARVCVEKLGGYLRDEGGDQNPMVKIIPTHPQLVAEYQDEVLQSLDDPDVSIRMRALELATNMVDPNNLQTIADTLLSHLAPVSPVLPSAAASLAAIASSSGTSSNALPSLSPAYRHLLSTRLLAILSHNTYANVTDFEWVLSVLVDVAYVSRVNVSQDIKKMILDVVARVKSVRNYAVSVLEKVLGDDDFKERLGDDNESADGLIEAAVWVCGEYPSELSSPLSAISNLLSPSTSTIITSLSIQAVAKIFGYYCTIAASSWSGDKFEETKALVASIDKGLTEVERNAKGDMEVVERVGEIKGLLGFVKADLEHHLPPQNTLRRDSGSSIPELEGGFEAEAKQTNQNDPPYPKSLYIFPPLSTSHPLNAVASYAQSSIRIPEGLDLDTDLVPGGGWPEDIEEVDESEEEREKGLLNLGEGGGEGMEELRRVLREGRKKKKGKKGEEGEDRVERERRRAARRAKHKNDPYYLYDREDEDVDNIPIVKLDDSELPHDITDPSSRPKSKSRQKKKAPPEFDRTGELPEGVSSPQIPTPSSRLSPSASRMNSTTGLAAVDLSASGSMSKPVSRSSSRFEEYKLHEEEGLSGATSQVDFQRNGGEDVPVASVPEVQVVKVKRKKKAGEKKKKKEGKRESPAE; encoded by the exons ATGTTCGAGAGGACGCTTCAGGATCTCATCCGAGGTCTACGCGCCCACAAGGGTGCCTCGAAAACCCAGGAAGATGCCTTCATCGCGGAGGCTATGACGGAGATACGCGACGAGCtcaagggcaaggacaTGGCGCTCAAGGCGGAAGCTGTCATTAAGATGTGCTAC TTGATGATGCTTTACCCCATTCCGCCGCCGGCAGGGTTCGCCTTTCATGTCGTGGAGGTTATGAGCTCCCCGAGATATCATCTCAAAC AGCTGGGATATCTTGCTGCACCTATGGCCTTCTCTGGAGATACTGAAGAAATTGTCCTTACCGTCAACGGCATCAAAAAG GATCTTCTGTCACCTCATGTTCCTCTACCTCCCCTTCCACTCACAGCCCTTCCACAACTTctatctctctcctcttcattatCAACATCATTGCATCCcgacctcctccatcttctcacCCACTCGTCGCCACGTATCCGCAAACGAGCAGTTCTGTGTCTGTTACCTTGCTGGGAAGCATTCCCCGAAGGTTTGCGCGAGGGCTTCCCAAGGTTAAGAGAAAGGCTGCAGGATGAGGATCAGGGTGTAGTGGGCGCCACTGTGGGCGTTGTAATGGAGTTGGCTAGGAGACAGGGCGGGAAGAACTACTTGCCCTTAGCACCCGAGTTGTTCGGGATCTTGACGGGAAGTAGCAATAACTGGATGCTTATCAAGGTTGTCAAGCTG TTCGCCATATTAACACCCCTCGAGCCTCGTTTGGTCCgaaagcttcttcctcctatcACCACACTCATCTCCAACACCTCGGCTATATCCTTATTGTACGAATGTGTGCGGACATGTATCGTGGGCGGCATGCTGAACGCAGATAGGCCAGAAGCCGACGCCCTTGCAAGAGTATGTGTGGAGAAGCTGGGAGGCTACCTGAGGGACGAGGGAGGTGACCAAAATC CAATGGTTAAAATTATTCCAACCCATCCACAGTTGGTCGCAGAGTACCAAGACGAGGTTCTACAGAGTTTGGATGACCCCGACGTGTCTATCCGAATGCGAGCTCTAGAGCTCGCTACGAACATG GTCGATCCCAATAACCTCCAAACAATAGCAGACACACTTCTGTCTCACCTTGCACCTGTCTCCCCTGTATTGCCATCAGCTGCCGCATCACTGGCGGCTATCGCTTCCTCATCTGGCACGTCGAGTAACGCCTTGCCGTCTCTCTCGCCCGCATACCgtcatctcctctccactcGCTTACTAGCCATTCTTTCCCACAACACCTATGCCAACGTAACGGATTTTGAATGGGTTCTCAGTGTGTTGGTGGACGTCGCCTACGTCTCAAGAGTAAACGTTAGTCAGGAtatcaagaagatgattttGGACGTTGTTGCCAGAGTGAAGAGTGTTCGAAACTATGCCGTGTCTGTCTTGGAAAAGGTGTTGGGAGATGACGACTTTAAAGAAAGGCTAGGAGACGATAACGAAAGTGCCGACGGCCTGATTGAAGCTGCCGTTTGGGTCTGTGGCGAGTATCCTTCGGAGCTATCATCACCTCTCTCTGCCATTTCCAACCTTCTTTCACCCTCTACCTCGACCATTATTACTTCCCTTTCTATACAAGCAGTCGCCAAGATCTTCGGTTATTACTGCACAATCgctgcctcttcttggtCTGGAGATAAGTTTGAAGAGACCAAGGCGCTGGTAGCGAGCATTGACAAAGGTCTGACGGAGGTCGAGCGAAATGCAAAGGGAGACATGGAAGTTGTCGAACGAGTTGGCGAGATCAAGGGTTTATTAGGATTCGTCAAAGCTGATCTCGAGCACCATCTCCCACCTCAGAATACGTTACGAAGGGATAGTGGATCTTCTATCCCTGAGCTGGAGGGAGGGTTTGAGGCCGAAGCAAAGCAAACCAATCAGAATGACCCACCATACCCGAAGTCACTGTACATCTTCCCACCCCTATCCACGTCCCATCCTCTAAATGCAGTCGCGTCCTATGCGCAATCATCAATCCGTATACCAGAGGGACTTGATCTAGATACCGATCTTGTCCCAGGCGGTGGGTGGCCGGAGGATATTGAAGAAGTTGACGaaagcgaggaagaaagagagaagggtcTATTGAATctgggagaaggtggtggggaagggatggaagagctgaGGAGGGTATTGAGAgagggcagaaagaagaagaaagggaagaagggtgaagaaggcgaggatagggttgaaagagagagg CGGAGGGCAGCGAGACGGGCAAAGCATAAAAATGATCCATATTATCTCTATGATagagaggacgaggacgtGGACAACATTCCGATTGTTAAGCTCGACGATTCTGAGCTACCAC ACGACATTACAGATCCCTCATCACGGCCAAAATCCAAATCaagacagaagaagaaagccCCGCCTGAGTTTGATCGCACAGGCGAACTTCCCGAGGGcgtttcttctccccaaATTCCAACACCGTCTTCTCGCCTGAGCCCATCCGCATCACGGATGAATTCCACTACCGGTTTGGCTGCCGTGGATCTTTCCGCCTCGGGCTCTATGAGCAAGCCTGTTTCAAGAAGTAGTAGCCGCTTTGAAGAATATAAGCTAcatgaggaggaaggtctTTCAGGTGCCACGTCACAAGTAGACTTCCAGAGGAATGGTGGTGAGGATGTGCCTGTTGCCAGCGTGCCAGAAGTACAAGTCGTGAAGGTtaagcggaagaagaaggcgggggaaaagaagaaaaagaaggaaggaaaaagggagAGTCCAGCAGAATAA